The Lactuca sativa cultivar Salinas chromosome 2, Lsat_Salinas_v11, whole genome shotgun sequence genome includes a window with the following:
- the LOC111891912 gene encoding uncharacterized protein LOC111891912: MFLLCHLFHAFFQGLIEAVKERVPTAEHRQCARHIYANFKKRFKGEQYRKLFWAAAARTTQPKFEAEMNSIKKIDPLAYEHLMERDPKSWCRAFFEVDRACDAYENDISESFNSIIDLARKRPLITMLEEIRIYAMERMYKMLQEGQSWGNLKICPSIRLKISKLKKQQRFWGVIPSGIQQYEVRIGNDGYAVDLNNNTCGCRSWQVSGIPCVHAVTAISYLNRNAEDYVAPWFHTAMFLTCYNHTINPLNGSSMWPEAPYMKPLPPQKRRLPGRPTLKRKKDQSEMESKGKTRHTISKAGSVNRCTICRERGHNRSTCPTRPADVASTSRPKNKKPKKCKKEKAGKVEPVQVDPVQANPVDPVQVPAPQVDPVQADPVDPIQVPAPHVEPVQEDPVDPLQVPAPHVEPVQADPMDPVDVPAPPVDPVQVDDPHPDVDVPAQPVATRQRIRKYSERITKIGLRRKVLKKEGSTGHNPMVLE; the protein is encoded by the exons ATGTTTTTGTTATGTCATCTATTTCATGCTTTCTTTCAGGGATTAATAGAGGCTGTCAAAGAAAGGGTCCCAACAGCAGAGCATAGACAATGTGCTAGGCACATATATGCTAACTTCAAGAAAAGATTCAAAGGTGAACAATATAGGAAGTTGTTTTGGGCAGCAGCTGCTAGAACTACTCAACCAAAATTTGAGGCAGAAATGAATTCCATAAAAAAAATTGACCCTTTGGCTTATGAACACCTCATGGAAAGGGACCCTAAAAGTTGGTGCAGGGCATTCTTTGAAGTGGACAGGGCTTGTGATGCTTATGAGAATGACATATCAGAAAGTTTCAACTCCATTATTGATCTTGCTAGGAAAAGGCCACTCATCACCATGTTGGAAGAGATAAGGATTTATGCAATGGAGAGGATGTATAAAATGTTGCAAGAGGGACAAAGTTGGGGGAATTTAAAAATATGTCCATCTATAAGGTTGAAGATATCAAAGCTAAAGAaacagcaaag ATTTTGGGGTGTTATACCATCTGGGATACAACAATATGAAGTTAGGATTGGAAATGATGGATATGCTGTGGACCTTAACAACAACACATGTGGATGTAGATCTTGGCAAGTATCAGGTATCCCATGTGTGCATGCAGTGACAGCCATTTCATACCTTAACAGGAATGCAGAGGATTATGTTGCACCATGGTTCCATACAGCCATGTTCTTGACTTGTTACAACCATACCATTAACCCACTTAATGGTAGTTCCATGTGGCCTGAAGCTCCCTACATGAAGCCATTGCCTCCTCAAAAAAGAAGGTTACCAGGAAGGCCAACCCTTAAAAGGAAAAAAGATCAATCTGAGATGGAAAGCAAGGGGAAAACAAGGCATACTATCTCAAAAGCAGGTTCAGTTAATAGATGCACTATTTGTAGAGAAAGGGGCCACAATAGATCAACATGTCCTACTAGACCAGCAGATGTAGCATCCACTTCAAGGCCAAAAAACAAGAaacctaaaaaatgtaaaaaagagAAAG CAGGTAAAGTGGAACCAGTTCAAGTGGATCCAGTTCAAGCAAATCCAGTGGATCCAGTTCAAGTACCAGCTCCACAGGTTGATCCAGTTCAAGCAGATCCGGTAGATCCAATTCAAGTACCAGCTCCACATGTTGAACCAGTTCAAGAAGATCCAGTGGATCCACTTCAAGTACCAGCTCCACATGTTGAACCAGTTCAAGCAGATCCAATGGATCCAGTTGATGTACCAGCTCCTCCAGTGGATCCAGTTCAAGTAGATGATCCACATCCAGATGTTGATGTCCCTGCTCAACCAGTTGCAACTAGACAGAGGATACGAAAATACTCAGAAAGAATTACCAAGATAGGGTTGAGAAGGaaggttttgaagaaagaaggaagcACTGGACACAACCCAATGGTGTTGGAATGA
- the LOC128132436 gene encoding uncharacterized protein LOC128132436 has translation MASDSKQSKYLTVYIHYNGLFARKPLVYLNAVVVSIRDVDFGAMDFKDFNLFIAKLIEGSCDNVYYCTRNEPLAEGIRRIRNDADYFEFIETGYSDEAGLRMNVYIDHENEPVLDWADMEVMEDDEGHYSEEDLDDDIDSQLSDDVPYEHEADDYIPSLDKTIGDEFLHRVSGMCKDIDDEAETDEVETKNGDDKPVYPIHNENQKWDKMVPILGMRFSNPMELKNCLTNYAVKNGYNLYFEKNDSQRLLVRCCKENKNPSCPFRLWASWMSSERSFQIKSLVDEHNCSRVFKLGSIVTYKWIGMHFKNQLVKNPKMSIRKMKAKVSTKFNLIVSVTQCRNAKRYALDEIEGSLMEHYGKVWSYGEEIMRTNPGSTVKIDVNVMPDSTTYFSKMYVCFKGVKDGWIAACRRVIGVDGCFLKGICRGQLLAAMGRDANNHIFPIAWAVVEVENKETWKC, from the exons ATGGCCTCCGATTCCAAACAAAGTAAGTATTTAACAGTTTATATACATTATAATGGTTTATTCGCACGAAAACCATTAGTGTACTTGAACGCTGTTGTTGTTTCAATCCGTGATGTCGATTTTGGTGCAATGGATTTCAAAGACTTTAACTTGTTCATTGCAAAGTTGATTGAAGGCAGTTGTGATAATGTATATTATTGCACTAGAAATGAACCATTGGCTGAGGGTATTAGGAGAATTAGGAATGATGCTGACTACTTTGAGTTTATTGAAACGGGTTATAGTGATGAAGCCGGTCTAAGAATGAATGTGTATATAGACCACGAAAATGAACCTGTACTTGATTGGGCTGATATGGAAGTAATGGAAGATGATGAAGGGCATTATTCTGAGGAAGACCTGGATGATGATATAGATTCACAACTTTCTGATGATGTTCCATATGAGCATGAAGCAGATGATTACATTCCTTCTCTTGACAAGACTATTGGTGATGAATTCTTACATCGGGTGTCAGGTATGTGTAAGGATATAGATGATGAGGCTGAAACTGATGAGGTTGAAACCAAGAATGGAGATGACAAACCAGTGTACCCTATCCATAATGAGAACCAGAAATGGGACAAAATGGTGCCAATTCTAGGTATGAGATTCTCTAACCCCATGgaattgaaaaattgtttgactAACTATGCAGTGAAGAATGGGTACAACCTTTATTTTGAGAAAAATGATAGTCAGAGGTTATTAGTGAGATGTTGTAAAGAGAACAAGAACCCCTCTTGTCCTTTTAGACTGTGGGCTTCCTGGATGAGCAGTGAAAGGTCTTTCCAAATTAAGTCATTAGTTGATGAACATAACTGTTCAAGAGTCTTCAAACTTGGTTCCATTGTAACATATAAATGGATTGGAATGCATTTTAAGAATCAACTTGTGAAGAACCCTAAAATGAGCATAAGGAAAATGAAGGCCAAAGTGAGTACAAAGTTTAACTTGATTGTTAGTGTCACTCAATGTAGAAATGCTAAGAGATATGCTTTGGATGAGATAGAGGGTAGTTTGATGGAACATTATGGTAAAGTATGGAGTTATGGAGAAGAAATAATGAGGACAAATCCTGGTTCAACAGTAAAGATAGATGTGAATGTCATGCCTGATTCCACAACCTacttttctaaaatgtatgtttgtTTTAAGGGTGTGAAGGATGGTTGGATTGCAGCATGTAGGAGGGTAATAGGGGTAGATGGTTGTTTTTTAAAGGGTATATGTAGAGGCCAACTGTTAGCAGCTATGGGTAGGGATGCAAACAACCACATCTTCCCTATTGCATGGGCTGTGGTGGAAGTTGAAAATAAGGAAACATGGAAGTG ttgA
- the LOC111891913 gene encoding uncharacterized protein LOC111891913, with product MSLWFDLRARLETNNVIDKTFQYEIKKETQHWRKGLFDSFQNLLQDLDLDIDNIRGQSYDNGSNMKGKHKGVQRKLLDINPKAFYTPCASRSLNLTLSYMANSCEKAVKFFLELFNTIERIGLRWLWIVQAIASDLEIDPVFVEKSNKRRVAQKRHFDENNVGSSESVHELSPQESFRIQYFLYIVDQAIASLERSFEQYKQYEAIFGFLFTAEKLKSVNTSELKASCKNL from the exons ATGTCTCTTTGGTTTGACTTGCGTGCAAGGCTAGAAACTAACAATGTTATTGATAAAACTTTTCAATACGAAATCAAGAAAGAGACACAACACTGGAGGAAG GGGCTATTTGACTCATTTCAAAACTTACTACAAGATCTTGATCTTGACATCGATAATATCAGAGGCCAAAGTTATGACAATGGATCCAACATGAAGGGAAAACATAAGGGTGTACAAAGGAAACTTTTGGACATTAATCCTAAAGCATTTTACACCCCATGTGCTTCACGTTCTCTTAACTTGAcattatcatatatggcaaactcTTGTGAAAAAGCAGTAAAGTTTTTTTTGGAGTTGTTCAAC ACTATCGAGAGAATAGGTTTGAGATGGCTTTGGATTGTGCAAGCTATAGCTTCTGATTTGGAAATTGATCCGGTGTTTGTTGAAAAAAGCAATAAAAGAAGAGTTGCTCAAAAAAGACATTTTGATGAGAATAACGTTGGGTCATCTGAGTCGGTACATGAACTTTCACCTCAAGAGTCATTTAGGATTCAATATTTTTTGtacatagttgatcaagctattgcTTCATTGGAGCGAAGTTTTGAACAATACAAACAATATGAAGCCATTTTTGGTTTCTTATTCACAGCAGAAAAGTTGAAGTCAGTGAATACTAGTGAGTTAAAGGCAAGTTGCAAAAATCTATAG
- the LOC111891914 gene encoding zinc finger BED domain-containing protein RICESLEEPER 2-like, which produces MDDGGSTTNLLSPNKGMGVVTGVGIDNPSSQSVHGMDHTTTPNEETTSQIPNENESVREKNNETDEDEVQLTRKRKKTSKVWDDFVVVTLRDGKKKAECKHCKSRLAITGSGPTSSYKRHLNSCIPHKQSLKNQQILNFQPSGCDVDFVPPLIGPDTKYDENKMKEAIANWILSTEQPFATVEDVMFVKMMKTTTPLFEKLSRVTITSDCFKVYEHEKKRLKALTKAASKISLTTDCWKSSHQKIEYMVITAHFVDHNWRLQKRVLSFVHVPPPRTAVDIADGIYKCLQEWEIKDKIFTISVDNAAYNDKALRRLKETFSRVRKLSCGGRLFHIRCCAHILNLLVTDGLAIIDHIIGDVREGIKYINNSEGRRLNFSKVAHQMQIRDRKLMLDVPTRWNSTYDMLCMALKFKDAFPRYAEYEPHFHHLPTDEDWENVQSVCEILKVFKVCTNIISGSDYPTANLYLIEVFRVKQTLDKGSLSTNDFIRDMVKKMKEKFDKYWGECHLVMAIASVLDPRFKMKLVEFCFPTLYQNSDENIKEVKNALYEMYSEYLEMHDTLVRESATHGSEHERNVLGLNEGTSLGSGWEAFGEFIKTADLERPEKSELDMYLEEGVYREKGQTGMESFNALEWWNVHKLKYRVLSLMARDVLAIPISTVASEATFSAGGRVIDPYRASLGSDTVQMLICGGDWIRQVHGVKKKLKKEEFPIEVLLPEVLCI; this is translated from the exons ATGGATGATGGAGGGTCTACAACAAACCTATTAAGTCCAAACAAAGGAATGGGGGTTGTAACAGGTGTTGGGATTGATAATCCGTCATCACAATCAGTACATGGTATGGATCACACAACCACTCCAAATGAAGAAACAACTAGTCAAATCCCTAATGAAAATGAAAGTGTGAGAGAAAAAAATAACGAAACCGATGAAGATGAAGTACAATTAACGAGAAAACGGAAAAAAACATCAAAAGTATGGGACGACTTTGTTGTAGTTACACTCCGGGATGGTAAGAAAAAAGCCGAATGCAAACACTGTAAGTCAAGGTTGGCTATTACCGGTTCAGGTCCTACATCATCATATAAAAGACACCTAAACAGCTGCATCCCCCATAAACAATCGCTAAAAAACCAACAAATACTAAATTTTCAACCTAGTGGGTGTGATGTGGATTTTGTGCCACCATTGATCGGACCGGATACAAAATATGATGAAAACAAGATGAAGGAGGCCATAGCTAATTGGATACTAAGTACTGAGCAACCGTTTGCTACTGTGGAAGATgtaatgtttgtgaaaatgatgaaGACAACTACTCCATTGTTTGAGAAATTAAGCAGAGTTACAATTACGTCAGACTGTTTTAAGGTATACGAGCATGAGAAGAAAAGGTTGAAAGCCCTTACAAAAGCTGCCTCTAAAATCAGTTTAACAACTGATTGTTGGAAGTCCTCGCATCAGAAAATTGAGTATATGGTTATTACTGCACATTTTGTAGATCATAATTGGAG ATTACAGAAACGTGTATTAAGTTTTGTACATGTTCCTCCTCCTCGTACTGCGGTTGATATTGCCGATGGTATTTACAAGTGTTTGCAAGAGTGGGAAATTAAAGATAAGATTTTCACCATCTCAGTTGACAACGCAGCTTATAATGACAAAGCTTTAAGAAGATTGAAAGAAACTTTTTCGCGTGTAAGAAAACTTTCATGTGGTGGTAGATTGTTTCATATACGATGTTGCGCACACATATTGAATCTTCTAGTGACAGATGGTCTTGCAATAATTGATCATATCATCGGTGATGTTCGTGAGGGTATAAAGTATATTAACAATTCGGAGGGTAGACGTCTAAATTTTTCAAAGGTTGCACATCAAATGCAAATACGTGATCGGAAGTTAATGCTTGATGTTCCAACACGATGGAATTCAACCTATGATATGTTGTGCATGGCTTTAAAGTTCAAAGATGCTTTCCCAAG GTATGCAGAGTATGAACCACATTTTCATCACTTGCCAACTGACGAAGATTGGGAAAATGTTCAAAGCGTATGTGAAATTTTGAAGGTTTTTAAG GTGTGCACGAATATCATCTCGGGCAGTGATTATCCTACTGCTAATTTATATCTAATTGAAGTGTTTAGAGTGAAGCAAACTCTTGATAAAGGTTCATTATCTACAAACGATTTTATTCGTGATATGGTGAAGAAAATGAAGGAAAAGTTTGACAAGTATTGGGGTGAGTGTCACCTTGTAATGGCAATAGCTTCTGTGTTAGATCCACGGTTCAAGATGAAGTTGGTTGAATTTTGCTTTCCAACACTTTATCAAAATTCAGACGAGAACATTAAAGAAGTGAAGAATGCACTTTATGAAATGTATTCGGAGTATTTAGAGATGCATGACACATTAGTTAGGGAATCTGCAACACATGGAAGCGAACATGAAAGAAATGTTTTAGGGTTGAATGAAGGTACATCACTTGGATCTGGATGGGAGGCATTTGGAGAGTTCATAAAGACTGCAGATTTGGAGAGACCAGAAAAGTCAGAGCTTGATATGTATTTAGAAGAAGGTGTTTATAGGGAGAAAGGACAAACAGGAATGGAATCATTTAATGCTTTAGAGTGGTGGAATGTGCACAAGTTAAAGTACCGTGTTTTATCATTGATGGCTAGAGATGTACTTGCAATCCCAATTTCTACGGTTGCATCTGAAGCAACTTTTAGTGCCGGCGGTAGAGTTATTGATCCATATCGAGCTTCATTGGGGTCCGACACGGTACAAATGTTGATTTGCGGAGGAGATTGGATTAGGCAAGTTCATGGAGTCAAGAAAAAATTAAag AAGGAGGAGTTTCCTATTGAGGTTTTACTGCCTGAG GTTTTGTGTATCTGA